The Esox lucius isolate fEsoLuc1 chromosome 5, fEsoLuc1.pri, whole genome shotgun sequence genome includes a region encoding these proteins:
- the LOC105029863 gene encoding zinc finger MIZ domain-containing protein 1 isoform X2: MNSIPSMDRHIQQTNDRLLCIKQHLQNPTNFQTAATELLDWCGDPRAFQRPFEQSLMGCLTVVSRVAAQQGFDLDLGYRVLAVCAANRDKFTPKSAETNSCRGCLSDSALLSSWCEELGRLLLLRHQKNRQNESPQGKVPMQPPINSMKPPLSHGDGSFPYDSVPWQQNTNQPPGSLSVVTTVWGVTNTSQSQVLGNHMANSGNPMGQGGMHGNNPGMNSPQYPGQHQQFPNKSQQNQAYMQQGMYGRQGYPGAGGFTASYPGGPNSGPGGMGMPPHSRPPGDFSQPAAAAAAAAVAAAAATATATATATVAAMQQDTQNKDMNQYGPMSSSFQMGPNQAYQSQFMNQGPVGPRGPQPLPGNMGPGPGMNPSPMGMNQPRAQGMGPFGGHGGQRIPPQGYPGARPQAMGMQGMKRPYPGESNYGGQQYGPGPTGQAFLQQQGQYPNHPQNPSRPLPSPNYPGQRMPGGQQIQGQYPPSGGPMGQYYKEPFNGQGNNFPVSGYQYGQVNMNGPPRQMGNYPHSPVPGNPTPPMTPGSSIPPYLSPNQDVKPPFPPDMKPNITPLPPPPANPNEELRLTFPVRDGVVLEPFRLEHNLAVSNHVFHLRPSVHQTLMWRSDLELQFKCYHHEDRQMNTNWPASVQVSVNATPLTIERGDNKTSHKPLHLKHVCQPGRNTIQITVTACCCSHLFVLQLVHRPSVRSVLQGLLKKRLLPAEHCITKVKRNFHSVAASSGNAPLNGEDGVEQTAIKVSLKCPITFRRIQLPARGHDCKHVQCFDLESYLQLNCERGTWRCPVCNKTALLEGLEVDQYMWGILNAIQNSEFEEVTIDPTCSWRPVAIKSDIHIKEDPDGPMAKRFKTMSPSQMIMPNVVDMIAQLGPGPSPYPPQQGGNQGEYGNQGNSYQSHGGGFDFPHGNPGGTTMNDFMHGPALSHPPDMPSSLMAQDKPLSHGMSDSLPHPASADQSHSSLQQRLHVPSHPGSQSGQQLHHSGPPQPSRQQAPPPQQQQPGPNNHPQHGDPFNPSNSLEGAGGGQGLSDMPEPSLDLLPELTNPDELLSYLDPPDLPSSGNDDLLSLFENN; the protein is encoded by the exons cCCTGCTGTCATCGTGGTGTGAGGAGCTGGGTCGACTTCTCCTTCTCCGTCACCAGAAGAACCGACAGAACGAGTCTCCACAGGGGAAGGTCCCCATGCAACCACCCATCAACTCCATGAAACCCCCCCTTTCGCATGG TGATGGGTCTTTTCCCTACGATTCGGTACCATGGCAACAGAACACCAACCAGCCGCCAGGTTCCCTCTCCGTAGTAACCACCGTATGGGGTGTCACCAACACCTCACAGAGCCAG GTGTTGGGGAACCACATGGCCAACAGCGGGAACCCAATGGGTCAGGGTGGCATGCATGGAAACAACCCGGGGATGAACTCCCCCCAGTACCCCGGGCAGCACCAGCAGTTCCCCAACAAGAGCCAACAGAACCAGGCCTACATGCAGCAGGGGATGTATGGCCGGCAGGGCTACCCCGGTGCTGGGGGCTTCACAGCGAG TTACCCAGGAGGTCCCAACTCTGGTCCCGGCGGCATGGGAATGCCGCCCCATTCCCGCCCCCCTGGCGACTTCAGCCAACCCGCCGCCGCTGCTGCCGCTGCTGCTgtcgccgccgccgccgccacgGCAACCGCCACTGCCACAGCAACAGTTGCGGCTATGCAGCAGGACACGCAGAACAAGGACATGAACCAATACGGACCG ATGAGTTCGTCGTTTCAGATGGGGCCCAACCAGGCATACCAGAGCCAGTTCATGAACCAGGGGCCAGTCGGCCCCCGAGGCCCTCAACCACTGCCAGGGAACATGGGCCCTGGCCCGGGAATGAACCCTTCCCCCATGGGGATGAACCAGCCCAGGGCCCAAGGGATGGGGCCCTTTGGAGGCCACGGGGGCCAAAGGATACCCCCACAGGGataccccggagccaggcctcAGGCCATGGGCATGCAGGGTATGAAGAGACCCTACCCTGGGGAG TCGAACTACGGAGGGCAGCAGTATGGCCCAGGACCCACCGGTCAGGCCTTCCTCCAGCAGCAGGGCCAGTACCCCAACCACCCCCAAAACCCCTCCAGGCCACTCCCATCCCCCAACTACCCAGGACAGAGGATGCCCGGTGGGCAGCAGATTCAGGGCCAGTACCCCCCTTCTGGAGGTCCCATGGGACAGTACTACAAG GAGCCTTTCAACGGTCAAGGTAACAACTTCCCTGTGAGTGGATACCAGTACGGCCAAGTCAATATGAATGGG CCTCCTCGCCAGATGGGTAACTACCCACATTCCCCAGTACCCGGGAACCCGACCCCTCCCATGACCCCCGGAAGTAGCATTCCTCCCTACCTCTCGCCCAATCAGGACGTCAAGCCCCCGTTCCCCCCTGACATGAAACCAAATAtcacccctcttcctcctcctccag CCAATCCCAATGAGGAACTCCGCCTGACTTTCCCCGTCCGGGACGGGGTGGTCCTGGAGCCGTTTAGGCTGGAGCACAACCTGGCCGTCAGCAACCACGTCTTCCACCTTCGCCCATCCGTCCATCAGACCCTGATGTGGAG gTCCGATCTGGAACTGCAGTTCAAGTGCTACCACCACGAGGACCGGCAGATGAACACCAACTGGCCAGCCTCGGTCCAG GTCAGTGTGAATGCAACACCTCTCACCATTGAGCGTGGCGACAACAAAACGTCCCATAAGCCCCTGCACCTGAAACATGTCTGCCAACCAGGGAGAAACACTATCCAGATTACAGTGACTGCCTGCTGCTGT TCGCACCTGTTTGTCCTGCAGCTGGTCCATCGACCCTCTGTACGCTCCGTCCTGCAAGGCTTACTGAAGAAGAGGCTACTGCCCGCTGAACACTGTATCACCAAAG TTAAGAGGAACTTCCACAGCGTAGCAGCATCCTCTGGTAACGCCCCGCTGAACGGAGAGGACGGCGTGGAGCAGACCGCCATCAAGGTTTCCCTCAAATGCCCCATCACCTTCAGGCGGATCCAGCTGCCAGCCAGAGGCCACGACTGCAAACATGTGCAGTGCTTCGACTTGGAGTCGTACCTGCAGCTGAACTGTGAGAGAGGAACATGGCGATGTCCAGTATGCAA TAAAACGGCGTTACTAGAAGGGCTGGAGGTAGACCAGTACATGTGGGGAATTCTGAATGCCATCCAAAA TTCGGAGTTTGAGGAGGTGACCATAGACCCGACATGTAGCTGGAGGCCTGTGGCGATCAAGTCAGACATTCACATCAAGGAGGACCCAGATGGGCCCATGGCCAAGAGATTCAAGACCATGAGTCCGTCTCAGATGATAATGCCCAACGTGGTGGATATGATTGCCCAGCTGGGCCCGGGGCCCTCACCCTACCCTCCCCAACAGGGGGGTAACCAAGGCGAATATGGCAACCAAG GCAACAGTTACCAGAGCCACGGGGGGGGGTTCGACTTCCCCCACGGAAACCCGGGTGGTACGACCATGAATGACTTCATGCATGGCCCCGCCCTGTCACACCCACCAGACATGCCCAGCAGCCTGATGGCTCAGGACAAGCCTCTCTCACACGGCATGTCCGACTCG TTACCTCATCCTGCCAGCGCTGACCAGTCACACAGCTCGTTACAGCAGAGGTTGCACGTCCCATCTCACCCCGGTAGCCAATCAGGTCAGCAGTTGCATCACAGTGGGCCTCCTCAGCCCTCACGACAGCAGGCTCCTCCCCCACAGCAACAACAGCCCGGCCCTAACAACCATCCACAGCACGGAGACCCCTTCAACCCGTCAAACAGCTTAGAAGGTGCCGGAGGTGGGCAGGGACTCTCGGATATGCCCGAACCATCCTTGGAT CTTCTTCCAGAGCTGACAAACCCTGATGAGCTCTTATCATACCTGGACCCCCCTGACCTTCCGAGCAGTGGCAACGACGACCTTCTCTCGCTCTTCGAGAACAACTGA
- the LOC105029863 gene encoding zinc finger MIZ domain-containing protein 1 isoform X1, giving the protein MNSIPSMDRHIQQTNDRLLCIKQHLQNPTNFQTAATELLDWCGDPRAFQRPFEQSLMGCLTVVSRVAAQQGFDLDLGYRVLAVCAANRDKFTPKSAETNSCRGCLSDSALLSSWCEELGRLLLLRHQKNRQNESPQGKVPMQPPINSMKPPLSHGDGSFPYDSVPWQQNTNQPPGSLSVVTTVWGVTNTSQSQVLGNHMANSGNPMGQGGMHGNNPGMNSPQYPGQHQQFPNKSQQNQAYMQQGMYGRQGYPGAGGFTASYPGGPNSGPGGMGMPPHSRPPGDFSQPAAAAAAAAVAAAAATATATATATVAAMQQDTQNKDMNQYGPMSSSFQMGPNQAYQSQFMNQGPVGPRGPQPLPGNMGPGPGMNPSPMGMNQPRAQGMGPFGGHGGQRIPPQGYPGARPQAMGMQGMKRPYPGESNYGGQQYGPGPTGQAFLQQQGQYPNHPQNPSRPLPSPNYPGQRMPGGQQIQGQYPPSGGPMGQYYKQEPFNGQGNNFPVSGYQYGQVNMNGPPRQMGNYPHSPVPGNPTPPMTPGSSIPPYLSPNQDVKPPFPPDMKPNITPLPPPPANPNEELRLTFPVRDGVVLEPFRLEHNLAVSNHVFHLRPSVHQTLMWRSDLELQFKCYHHEDRQMNTNWPASVQVSVNATPLTIERGDNKTSHKPLHLKHVCQPGRNTIQITVTACCCSHLFVLQLVHRPSVRSVLQGLLKKRLLPAEHCITKVKRNFHSVAASSGNAPLNGEDGVEQTAIKVSLKCPITFRRIQLPARGHDCKHVQCFDLESYLQLNCERGTWRCPVCNKTALLEGLEVDQYMWGILNAIQNSEFEEVTIDPTCSWRPVAIKSDIHIKEDPDGPMAKRFKTMSPSQMIMPNVVDMIAQLGPGPSPYPPQQGGNQGEYGNQGNSYQSHGGGFDFPHGNPGGTTMNDFMHGPALSHPPDMPSSLMAQDKPLSHGMSDSLPHPASADQSHSSLQQRLHVPSHPGSQSGQQLHHSGPPQPSRQQAPPPQQQQPGPNNHPQHGDPFNPSNSLEGAGGGQGLSDMPEPSLDLLPELTNPDELLSYLDPPDLPSSGNDDLLSLFENN; this is encoded by the exons cCCTGCTGTCATCGTGGTGTGAGGAGCTGGGTCGACTTCTCCTTCTCCGTCACCAGAAGAACCGACAGAACGAGTCTCCACAGGGGAAGGTCCCCATGCAACCACCCATCAACTCCATGAAACCCCCCCTTTCGCATGG TGATGGGTCTTTTCCCTACGATTCGGTACCATGGCAACAGAACACCAACCAGCCGCCAGGTTCCCTCTCCGTAGTAACCACCGTATGGGGTGTCACCAACACCTCACAGAGCCAG GTGTTGGGGAACCACATGGCCAACAGCGGGAACCCAATGGGTCAGGGTGGCATGCATGGAAACAACCCGGGGATGAACTCCCCCCAGTACCCCGGGCAGCACCAGCAGTTCCCCAACAAGAGCCAACAGAACCAGGCCTACATGCAGCAGGGGATGTATGGCCGGCAGGGCTACCCCGGTGCTGGGGGCTTCACAGCGAG TTACCCAGGAGGTCCCAACTCTGGTCCCGGCGGCATGGGAATGCCGCCCCATTCCCGCCCCCCTGGCGACTTCAGCCAACCCGCCGCCGCTGCTGCCGCTGCTGCTgtcgccgccgccgccgccacgGCAACCGCCACTGCCACAGCAACAGTTGCGGCTATGCAGCAGGACACGCAGAACAAGGACATGAACCAATACGGACCG ATGAGTTCGTCGTTTCAGATGGGGCCCAACCAGGCATACCAGAGCCAGTTCATGAACCAGGGGCCAGTCGGCCCCCGAGGCCCTCAACCACTGCCAGGGAACATGGGCCCTGGCCCGGGAATGAACCCTTCCCCCATGGGGATGAACCAGCCCAGGGCCCAAGGGATGGGGCCCTTTGGAGGCCACGGGGGCCAAAGGATACCCCCACAGGGataccccggagccaggcctcAGGCCATGGGCATGCAGGGTATGAAGAGACCCTACCCTGGGGAG TCGAACTACGGAGGGCAGCAGTATGGCCCAGGACCCACCGGTCAGGCCTTCCTCCAGCAGCAGGGCCAGTACCCCAACCACCCCCAAAACCCCTCCAGGCCACTCCCATCCCCCAACTACCCAGGACAGAGGATGCCCGGTGGGCAGCAGATTCAGGGCCAGTACCCCCCTTCTGGAGGTCCCATGGGACAGTACTACAAG CAGGAGCCTTTCAACGGTCAAGGTAACAACTTCCCTGTGAGTGGATACCAGTACGGCCAAGTCAATATGAATGGG CCTCCTCGCCAGATGGGTAACTACCCACATTCCCCAGTACCCGGGAACCCGACCCCTCCCATGACCCCCGGAAGTAGCATTCCTCCCTACCTCTCGCCCAATCAGGACGTCAAGCCCCCGTTCCCCCCTGACATGAAACCAAATAtcacccctcttcctcctcctccag CCAATCCCAATGAGGAACTCCGCCTGACTTTCCCCGTCCGGGACGGGGTGGTCCTGGAGCCGTTTAGGCTGGAGCACAACCTGGCCGTCAGCAACCACGTCTTCCACCTTCGCCCATCCGTCCATCAGACCCTGATGTGGAG gTCCGATCTGGAACTGCAGTTCAAGTGCTACCACCACGAGGACCGGCAGATGAACACCAACTGGCCAGCCTCGGTCCAG GTCAGTGTGAATGCAACACCTCTCACCATTGAGCGTGGCGACAACAAAACGTCCCATAAGCCCCTGCACCTGAAACATGTCTGCCAACCAGGGAGAAACACTATCCAGATTACAGTGACTGCCTGCTGCTGT TCGCACCTGTTTGTCCTGCAGCTGGTCCATCGACCCTCTGTACGCTCCGTCCTGCAAGGCTTACTGAAGAAGAGGCTACTGCCCGCTGAACACTGTATCACCAAAG TTAAGAGGAACTTCCACAGCGTAGCAGCATCCTCTGGTAACGCCCCGCTGAACGGAGAGGACGGCGTGGAGCAGACCGCCATCAAGGTTTCCCTCAAATGCCCCATCACCTTCAGGCGGATCCAGCTGCCAGCCAGAGGCCACGACTGCAAACATGTGCAGTGCTTCGACTTGGAGTCGTACCTGCAGCTGAACTGTGAGAGAGGAACATGGCGATGTCCAGTATGCAA TAAAACGGCGTTACTAGAAGGGCTGGAGGTAGACCAGTACATGTGGGGAATTCTGAATGCCATCCAAAA TTCGGAGTTTGAGGAGGTGACCATAGACCCGACATGTAGCTGGAGGCCTGTGGCGATCAAGTCAGACATTCACATCAAGGAGGACCCAGATGGGCCCATGGCCAAGAGATTCAAGACCATGAGTCCGTCTCAGATGATAATGCCCAACGTGGTGGATATGATTGCCCAGCTGGGCCCGGGGCCCTCACCCTACCCTCCCCAACAGGGGGGTAACCAAGGCGAATATGGCAACCAAG GCAACAGTTACCAGAGCCACGGGGGGGGGTTCGACTTCCCCCACGGAAACCCGGGTGGTACGACCATGAATGACTTCATGCATGGCCCCGCCCTGTCACACCCACCAGACATGCCCAGCAGCCTGATGGCTCAGGACAAGCCTCTCTCACACGGCATGTCCGACTCG TTACCTCATCCTGCCAGCGCTGACCAGTCACACAGCTCGTTACAGCAGAGGTTGCACGTCCCATCTCACCCCGGTAGCCAATCAGGTCAGCAGTTGCATCACAGTGGGCCTCCTCAGCCCTCACGACAGCAGGCTCCTCCCCCACAGCAACAACAGCCCGGCCCTAACAACCATCCACAGCACGGAGACCCCTTCAACCCGTCAAACAGCTTAGAAGGTGCCGGAGGTGGGCAGGGACTCTCGGATATGCCCGAACCATCCTTGGAT CTTCTTCCAGAGCTGACAAACCCTGATGAGCTCTTATCATACCTGGACCCCCCTGACCTTCCGAGCAGTGGCAACGACGACCTTCTCTCGCTCTTCGAGAACAACTGA
- the LOC105029863 gene encoding zinc finger MIZ domain-containing protein 1 isoform X3, producing MNSIPSMDRHIQQTNDRLLCIKQHLQNPTNFQTAATELLDWCGDPRAFQRPFEQSLMGCLTVVSRVAAQQGFDLDLGYRVLAVCAANRDKFTPKSAALLSSWCEELGRLLLLRHQKNRQNESPQGKVPMQPPINSMKPPLSHGDGSFPYDSVPWQQNTNQPPGSLSVVTTVWGVTNTSQSQVLGNHMANSGNPMGQGGMHGNNPGMNSPQYPGQHQQFPNKSQQNQAYMQQGMYGRQGYPGAGGFTASYPGGPNSGPGGMGMPPHSRPPGDFSQPAAAAAAAAVAAAAATATATATATVAAMQQDTQNKDMNQYGPMSSSFQMGPNQAYQSQFMNQGPVGPRGPQPLPGNMGPGPGMNPSPMGMNQPRAQGMGPFGGHGGQRIPPQGYPGARPQAMGMQGMKRPYPGESNYGGQQYGPGPTGQAFLQQQGQYPNHPQNPSRPLPSPNYPGQRMPGGQQIQGQYPPSGGPMGQYYKQEPFNGQGNNFPVSGYQYGQVNMNGPPRQMGNYPHSPVPGNPTPPMTPGSSIPPYLSPNQDVKPPFPPDMKPNITPLPPPPANPNEELRLTFPVRDGVVLEPFRLEHNLAVSNHVFHLRPSVHQTLMWRSDLELQFKCYHHEDRQMNTNWPASVQVSVNATPLTIERGDNKTSHKPLHLKHVCQPGRNTIQITVTACCCSHLFVLQLVHRPSVRSVLQGLLKKRLLPAEHCITKVKRNFHSVAASSGNAPLNGEDGVEQTAIKVSLKCPITFRRIQLPARGHDCKHVQCFDLESYLQLNCERGTWRCPVCNKTALLEGLEVDQYMWGILNAIQNSEFEEVTIDPTCSWRPVAIKSDIHIKEDPDGPMAKRFKTMSPSQMIMPNVVDMIAQLGPGPSPYPPQQGGNQGEYGNQGNSYQSHGGGFDFPHGNPGGTTMNDFMHGPALSHPPDMPSSLMAQDKPLSHGMSDSLPHPASADQSHSSLQQRLHVPSHPGSQSGQQLHHSGPPQPSRQQAPPPQQQQPGPNNHPQHGDPFNPSNSLEGAGGGQGLSDMPEPSLDLLPELTNPDELLSYLDPPDLPSSGNDDLLSLFENN from the exons cCCTGCTGTCATCGTGGTGTGAGGAGCTGGGTCGACTTCTCCTTCTCCGTCACCAGAAGAACCGACAGAACGAGTCTCCACAGGGGAAGGTCCCCATGCAACCACCCATCAACTCCATGAAACCCCCCCTTTCGCATGG TGATGGGTCTTTTCCCTACGATTCGGTACCATGGCAACAGAACACCAACCAGCCGCCAGGTTCCCTCTCCGTAGTAACCACCGTATGGGGTGTCACCAACACCTCACAGAGCCAG GTGTTGGGGAACCACATGGCCAACAGCGGGAACCCAATGGGTCAGGGTGGCATGCATGGAAACAACCCGGGGATGAACTCCCCCCAGTACCCCGGGCAGCACCAGCAGTTCCCCAACAAGAGCCAACAGAACCAGGCCTACATGCAGCAGGGGATGTATGGCCGGCAGGGCTACCCCGGTGCTGGGGGCTTCACAGCGAG TTACCCAGGAGGTCCCAACTCTGGTCCCGGCGGCATGGGAATGCCGCCCCATTCCCGCCCCCCTGGCGACTTCAGCCAACCCGCCGCCGCTGCTGCCGCTGCTGCTgtcgccgccgccgccgccacgGCAACCGCCACTGCCACAGCAACAGTTGCGGCTATGCAGCAGGACACGCAGAACAAGGACATGAACCAATACGGACCG ATGAGTTCGTCGTTTCAGATGGGGCCCAACCAGGCATACCAGAGCCAGTTCATGAACCAGGGGCCAGTCGGCCCCCGAGGCCCTCAACCACTGCCAGGGAACATGGGCCCTGGCCCGGGAATGAACCCTTCCCCCATGGGGATGAACCAGCCCAGGGCCCAAGGGATGGGGCCCTTTGGAGGCCACGGGGGCCAAAGGATACCCCCACAGGGataccccggagccaggcctcAGGCCATGGGCATGCAGGGTATGAAGAGACCCTACCCTGGGGAG TCGAACTACGGAGGGCAGCAGTATGGCCCAGGACCCACCGGTCAGGCCTTCCTCCAGCAGCAGGGCCAGTACCCCAACCACCCCCAAAACCCCTCCAGGCCACTCCCATCCCCCAACTACCCAGGACAGAGGATGCCCGGTGGGCAGCAGATTCAGGGCCAGTACCCCCCTTCTGGAGGTCCCATGGGACAGTACTACAAG CAGGAGCCTTTCAACGGTCAAGGTAACAACTTCCCTGTGAGTGGATACCAGTACGGCCAAGTCAATATGAATGGG CCTCCTCGCCAGATGGGTAACTACCCACATTCCCCAGTACCCGGGAACCCGACCCCTCCCATGACCCCCGGAAGTAGCATTCCTCCCTACCTCTCGCCCAATCAGGACGTCAAGCCCCCGTTCCCCCCTGACATGAAACCAAATAtcacccctcttcctcctcctccag CCAATCCCAATGAGGAACTCCGCCTGACTTTCCCCGTCCGGGACGGGGTGGTCCTGGAGCCGTTTAGGCTGGAGCACAACCTGGCCGTCAGCAACCACGTCTTCCACCTTCGCCCATCCGTCCATCAGACCCTGATGTGGAG gTCCGATCTGGAACTGCAGTTCAAGTGCTACCACCACGAGGACCGGCAGATGAACACCAACTGGCCAGCCTCGGTCCAG GTCAGTGTGAATGCAACACCTCTCACCATTGAGCGTGGCGACAACAAAACGTCCCATAAGCCCCTGCACCTGAAACATGTCTGCCAACCAGGGAGAAACACTATCCAGATTACAGTGACTGCCTGCTGCTGT TCGCACCTGTTTGTCCTGCAGCTGGTCCATCGACCCTCTGTACGCTCCGTCCTGCAAGGCTTACTGAAGAAGAGGCTACTGCCCGCTGAACACTGTATCACCAAAG TTAAGAGGAACTTCCACAGCGTAGCAGCATCCTCTGGTAACGCCCCGCTGAACGGAGAGGACGGCGTGGAGCAGACCGCCATCAAGGTTTCCCTCAAATGCCCCATCACCTTCAGGCGGATCCAGCTGCCAGCCAGAGGCCACGACTGCAAACATGTGCAGTGCTTCGACTTGGAGTCGTACCTGCAGCTGAACTGTGAGAGAGGAACATGGCGATGTCCAGTATGCAA TAAAACGGCGTTACTAGAAGGGCTGGAGGTAGACCAGTACATGTGGGGAATTCTGAATGCCATCCAAAA TTCGGAGTTTGAGGAGGTGACCATAGACCCGACATGTAGCTGGAGGCCTGTGGCGATCAAGTCAGACATTCACATCAAGGAGGACCCAGATGGGCCCATGGCCAAGAGATTCAAGACCATGAGTCCGTCTCAGATGATAATGCCCAACGTGGTGGATATGATTGCCCAGCTGGGCCCGGGGCCCTCACCCTACCCTCCCCAACAGGGGGGTAACCAAGGCGAATATGGCAACCAAG GCAACAGTTACCAGAGCCACGGGGGGGGGTTCGACTTCCCCCACGGAAACCCGGGTGGTACGACCATGAATGACTTCATGCATGGCCCCGCCCTGTCACACCCACCAGACATGCCCAGCAGCCTGATGGCTCAGGACAAGCCTCTCTCACACGGCATGTCCGACTCG TTACCTCATCCTGCCAGCGCTGACCAGTCACACAGCTCGTTACAGCAGAGGTTGCACGTCCCATCTCACCCCGGTAGCCAATCAGGTCAGCAGTTGCATCACAGTGGGCCTCCTCAGCCCTCACGACAGCAGGCTCCTCCCCCACAGCAACAACAGCCCGGCCCTAACAACCATCCACAGCACGGAGACCCCTTCAACCCGTCAAACAGCTTAGAAGGTGCCGGAGGTGGGCAGGGACTCTCGGATATGCCCGAACCATCCTTGGAT CTTCTTCCAGAGCTGACAAACCCTGATGAGCTCTTATCATACCTGGACCCCCCTGACCTTCCGAGCAGTGGCAACGACGACCTTCTCTCGCTCTTCGAGAACAACTGA